From the Candidatus Nanopelagicus hibericus genome, the window AATTAGCTGGCTTAATTTCAATTACCGGGGATAAGAAATTTGCCAAAATTGGCTTTGTGCCACTGCTAGAAACAGTTACTGAGCTGCGAAATGCGGACAAGATACTAGATGAGCTGCTAAGTAATCAGAGTTATCGCATGATTATCACAATGCGCGGTCAGGTGCAGGAGGTAATGCTTGGTTACTCAGATTCAAATAAAGATGCTGGCATAACTACTAGCCAATGGGAGATCCATAAGGCACAGCGCAAATTACGAGATGTTGCGATAAAGCATGGAGTTAAGTTGCGATTATTTCACGGTCGTGGTGGATCAGTTGGTCGCGGCGGCGGGCCAACATATGACGCACTTATTGCTTTGCCTTGGGGATCCATTGATGGCCAAATAAAAATGACGGAACAAGGTGAGGTTATCTCCGATAAATTTGGCTTGCCATCTTTGGCAAAAGAAAATCTTGAGTTAACTCTAGCCGCAGCTCTTGAGGCGACAGTATTAAATAGAAAACCAAGACAATCCTCCGGTGATTTAAATAGCTGGAGTGAGTGCATGGATTTAATTAGTGATAGCGCCTATAAGTGTTATCGAAATCTGCTGGAGGATCCAGATCTTCCTGCCTACTTCTACGCCTCAACACCGGTTGAGCAATTAGGAAATATGTATTTGGGATCTAGACCATCACGCAGACCAGATTCAGCTGCTGATCTAGAATCACTAAGAGCAATACCTTGGGTATTTGGCTGGACACAATCTAGACAAATTGTGCCGGGTTGGTATGGGGTGGGATCAGGACTTAAGGCTGCAAGATTGGCGGGTAAATCAGATCTACTTCACACCTTATTTACCCAGTGGCACTTCTTTCGAACATTTATCAGTAATGTAGAGATGACAGTTGCTAAGACAGATTTACTTATTGCCCAACGGTATGTGCAAACGTTGGTTGATCCTTCACTGCACAAAATATTTGATCTTATAAAAGCTGAGTTTGAATTAACTGTTAGTGAGATTTTATTATTAAGTAAGAAGAGTGAGATTTTGGGTAATCAGCCAATTCTGGCAAGAACCTTGCAGGTAAGAGATACCTATCTGGCGCCAATTCAATTACTGCAAATATCCTTACTCAAGCGGGTGCGCTCTCAAAAAGAGGTAGATCCGCTGCTAGCCCGAGCGTTACTTTTAACCATAAATGGTGTTGCGGCAGGTTTGCGCAATACTGGCTGAGTAGGATTTACAAAGTTTTGGACAGGGGTCATTTTGGCTAAGCAGTTGATCTACCCATTTACCTTTGGTGATAAAAGTAAATCTGATTTGCTTGGTGGCAAAGGCGCCAATATTGCAGAGATGGTGCAGATGGGATTACCAGTCCCACCCGGTTTTACTATCACCACCGAAGCCTGCCGCGAGTTTCTCACTACCGGCGTAGTGCCAGCTGGTTTAAATGCAGAGATCAAAACTGCATTAGCAAATCTAGAAAAGGTAGTGGGAAAGAAATTTGGTGATCCCACCGCACCACTTTTAGTTTCAGTTAGATCTGGCGCTAAACACTCTATGCCAGGAATGATGGAGACGGTATTAAATGTCGGTATCACCCCAGAGGTGGCAGATGCAATGGCGAAATCAACTGGCAATGAGAGATTTGCTTGGGATTCCTATCGCAGATTTATAGATATGTTTGGCAGAATTGTTTGTGACCTGCCTGATGAAATTGTGCATAAAGTAGAGAGCATTTATCTAACAAAAGAAAATGTTAATGTAGTGGCAGAGTTGTCAGCACAATCACTTAAAGATTTGGCGCAAGATTTAATCAAAGCGATTGAGGATTTCACCACTAACCCCTTTCCCACCACTCCCTTTGATCACCTAACCCAATCGGTGGCAGCGGTCTTTAGATCTTGGAACTCAGAGCGAGCGCAGTTATATCGAAGGCGCGAGCGAATCCCATCTGACCTAGGAACTGCGGTGAATATTCAATCCATGGTATTTGGCAATTTAAGTGATGACTCTGGCACTGGTGTTGCCTTCACTCGCAATCCAGCCACTGGTGAAAAGGGTAGTTATGGTGATTACTTAGATCGCGCCCAGGGTGAGGATGTGGTTGCTGGAATTAGAAACACAATCTCACTGGCAGATATGGCAAAGAAAGAACCAGTTGTCCATGCCGAGTTGGAAAGATTAATGAAGTCTCTGGAGAATCACTACCGAGATCTTTGTGATATCGAGTTCACAGTTGAACGCGGAAAGCTTTGGATTCTGCAAACAAGGGTTGGAAAGAGAACTGCTGAGGCAGCATTTCGCATCGCTACCCAATTAGTTGATGAGGGCAAGATATCAATGGATGAGGCGCTACTGCGCACAAGTGGTGATCAATTAGCCCAATTAATGTTTCCACAATTTGATTTATCAGCAAAACGTAATCTCATTGCAACTGGTATCCCAGCATCACCAGGAGCTGCAGTTGGTGAGATTGTCTTTAACTCCAAACGAGCATTTGATCTGGCAAAAACTGGCAGAAAGGTAATTTTAGTTCGCAGAGAAACCAGCCCAGATGATTTAGTGGGCATGGTGGCAGCGGAGGGAATATTGACCAGCCGTGGTGGAAAAACTTCTCACGCAGCGGTTGTGGCAAGAGGAATGGGTAAGACGGCAGTTTGTGGTACTGAGAGTATTACCGTTGATGAAAAACAATTGCAATTTAGTGTTGGTGATTTAATTGTGCGCGAGGGCGAGGTGGTTTCAATTGATGGTACAACTGGTTGTGTTTATCTAGGTGAGCTACCTGTTACCCAATCACCTGTTACCTCATACCTTGAGGGCACACTTAAAGCTGCCTCAAATGATGCTACCCCAGTAGTCAAAGCGGTTGATCGCATCTTGCAACATGCAGATGAGATTAGAAAATTATATGTCCGGGCAAATGCTGATACGCCAGAGGATGCCAAGCGGGCGAGAACACTTGGCGCCCAAGGAATTGGCTTATGTCGCACTGAGCATATGTTTTTAGGTGATCGACGCAGCTATGTAGAGCGAGTGGTCTTAGCTGATAATGAAGATGAACAAAATGCAGTAATCACTGAGATGCAACCATTACAACAGGCAGATTTTGTGGGAATCTTAAAAGAAATGTCAGGCCATCCAGTAACTATTAGATTACTTGATCCACCATTACATGAGTTCCTACCAAATCTAGCCACCTTAAGTGCGGAGATGGCAACAGCTGAAGCACTTAACACCAGTATCTCACCACGGGATAAAGCAATCTTTGCTGCGGTGAAAAGATTGCATGAATCAAATCCCATGTTGGGTTTAAGAGGAGTGCGACTTGGAATATTAATTCCCGAGTTATTTAAGATGCAGGTAAAGGCGTTGGTGCTGGCAAGTATTGAGGTTAAAAAGGCAGGCTTTGATCCCCAACCTGAAATCATGATTCCGTTGGTGGCAAGTCAGCGTGAACTTCTTTATTTAAGACAAGGATTAGAAAGTGAGATTAAAAAAACTTTAGCCGGAAATAATATTGAGATCCCAATTGGCACCATGATTGAAACTCCAAGGGCAGCAATTACCGCCACCAGAATTGCTGATTACGCTGACTTTTTCTCATTTGGCACAAATGATCTCACCCAACTCACCTGGGCATTTAGCAGAGATGATGTGGAATCAACATTTTTGCCAAGATATTTAGATCTTGAGTTGTTGCCCTTTAATCCATTTGAGTCACTGGATCAAGATGGTGTGGGGTTGTTGGTGAAGATTGCACGGGATCAGGCCAGAAAGGTACGCCCAGATTTTAAGTTAGGTGTATGTGGTGAACATGGTGGAGATCCCAGAAGTATTCACTTCTTCCATAATCTAAATCTTGATTATGTCTCCTGCTCCCCATTTAGGGTGCCGGTAGCAAGACTTGAATCCGGCAGAGCAAGGTTGCTTAAGAGTTAAAAGCGGTCTGTGCCCTATCTAATCCATTTAATACCAAACTCTTAATCGCATCAGCTCCTCTTTGGCAGAATGGATCAATTTGGCTGCGCTCCTCTTTATTAAAGGGCTTTAATACAAAATCTGCTGGATCTTGATCACCAATTGGCCGGCCGATGCCCATTCTTATTCGAAAGTAATCAGCGGTTGAAAAAGAGTCGGTAAGTGATTTAAGGCCGTTATGGCCATTATCTCCACCACCTTGTTTTATTCGAAGTGCGTTAAAGGGCAGATCAAGCTCATCATGGATCGCAATAACCTTTTCAATATCAATTTTATAAAAATCTACTAAGGCTTTTGCTGGTCCGCCAGTTTCATTCATATAGCCACGAGATTTTGCTAAAACCAATTGCTGATCACCAGATTTAATCTCACAGATCTGCATCCGAGATTTATGGGTTGAAAACTTTTGATTCTCTGCCAACTGATCTAAAACCATTTGACCTATATTATGCCGAGTCTTTTCATACTCAGCGCCAGGATTTCCTAAGCCAATTACCAACCAGCGATCAGCCATAAGTAAAGGCTAGTCCTTAATTACTTCTTCTTGTCTTTCTTATCATCCTTCTTATCTGCCTCCGCAGCAGCAGGAGCAGCAGCTGTTGCAGCAGCATCTCCTTCAGCAGCAGGAGCAGCACCGGCTTCACCCTCAACAGGGGCAACAACCACAACCTCTTCCTCAGCAGCCTTAACAGAAAGGTGAACCACACTCATCTTAGGATCACTTATTAATTTAACACCCTCAGGAATTACCACATCGGATGCATATCTTGAATCTCCAGCCATCATGCCTTCCATGCTTAACATTAAGAATGATGGAATGTTAGTTACATCTACCTCAACCTCAATAGAGTTATTAATATGCTCCAAAATTCCATCTTGGTCATACTTACCTTCAGTATGTACTGGAACAGAGACAACAACTCGCTCACCACGGCGGACAATTACTAAATCAATATGCTCAAGGAGACCGGTTAGTGGATCACGGCTAACAGATTTAGGAAGTGTTAACTCTGTGTGATCATCTAAGACAACATCAATCAAAACGTTTGAGGTTTTTAATGCCACACCTAACTCACGTGAAGGCAGAGCTACATGTTGTGGCTTCTCACCATGACCATAAATTACCGCCGGTATAAATCCATCACGGCGTGCTCTACGGGATGCACCCTTGCCAAACTCAGTTCGGCGTGCGCCCTTTATTGAAATCTCAGCCACTTTACTTCTCCCTCGATAACGGTTTAATCCCTCGCGGTGTAAGGGGTGAGGTTAGCGAATAGGCAGGGAAAGGACAAATCAAGGCGAAGGTTGGCCACTTTGGCCACCGATTTAAGGCAATTAGCTGATGGTAGATTATAAGTATGAATGAAAAAGAGTTAATTAGTATTTTCAACCAACAACGAAGCATCCGGGTGAAATCCCAACTTGCTCCCACGATATTACTCTCTGCTGTCTTAGCCTTAGCAGCAACTGGAAATCTTAATCAAAACACCAACTGGAGTTTAAAGTTGTTTGTAATCGGCTTAGTTGCCTCCGGCGGTGTCTTCTCCGTAACTGCGATGCTCGCCGCCATCAGAGACAGTCTGGCAGTTGTTGATGCGCTCAAAGATCTAAAATCATTATCACCAGTAGGTAAAGGGATTAAAAACTCCGCAGATCAGCTAAAAATTGTCGGAGTTTTATATATGGCAATGAGCACCTTTAATTTTGCAGTGCTGGTCATTTATCTCTAATCAAGGCTAAATTTGTAGCCCAACTCCTGCTGGGCAAAGCTTTGCTTGTTGAGTATGGTTGGTAGATGAAATTTCTTGATTTCCTAGCAAATTTGATCTTTGGTAAACGGATTGAGTTATATGACGCTGAAACTGATAGCACTATTCATAAACTTCGCCTGCGAACTCGTAATAAGAATACTGATGATCCCTACGGCTTAAATGGTTAGTCCGTTTGTTGAGACCAAAGAGTTGAGAGATTTAGTAAGTAGTTTATTTAATCGATAGATTCATCTCATGGTCGGATCCCTCGCCTTAGTTGGCTCTGGTGAGTATTTACCAGCAATGTCAGAGTTTGAAAAATCATTAATTGATGATGGTGTTAAAAATGGTAAGAAGCCAATTTATTTGCAGATCCCAACCGCTGCTGGCCAAGAGAGTCAATCTCGGATTAATTATTGGCAGCAGTTGGGTGAAAAAGCGGCAGTGGCAATTGGGGCATCACCAGTATTCCTACCAATCTTCAACAGGGATGATGCCAATAACCAAGAGTTTGTAGATCAAATCAACCAAGCAGCACTGATCTATTTATCTGGTGGAGATCCACATCATTTAGCAAAAATCTTAATTAACACCAAGGTATGGAGTGCAATATTAGAAAATTGGCAAACTGGTTCATCTTTGGCAGGGTGCAGCGCAGGGGCCATGGTCTTATCCTCACAGGTTCCAAATTTTAGAGTCAGTAAAGGGGGCGCTACTGAGGGATTAAATCTGATTCCAAATATAAGGGTAATTCCGCACTTTGATAAGTTTTTTAGATGGATTCCAGAAAGTGCTGCCAAGTTAGTAATGAGTGTGCCACAAGGGGGGATACTAATTGGAATCGATGAGCTAACTGCTTTGGTTAAAAGAAGTGGTGAAGATTTCTGGCAGGCCTATGGGCAGGGCAAGGTTCATTTCCTTAAAGGAGTCCCCGATCAACAATTAACAGCTGGCCAAATAATCAAGTTTTAGATCTAAAGGCTTAGCAAATAATTTTTGCAAATTCTAATTACTTGCTCTTACTTGAGCTGCTTTTGGCAAGCACAAGTATTATGAATATTGCCAAAATGACAATTATTGCTTTCATATACAAAGTCTACTCGGCGAAATCCACTGATGCTGCAATTGGAAATCATTGCTGGTGCGCCCGCAGGGATTCGAACCCCGAACCTTCTGATCCGAAGTCAGATGCTCTATCCAGTTGAGCTACGGGCGCAAGTTATATTGTCGGTAAATCTATTCTTAGCTATGCCCATCAAAAAGACTTGTTACTGAACCATCCTCAAAGACCTCTTTGATGGCACGGGCAAGCAGTGGAGCGATAGATAGGACCGTTAGGTTATCAAATCTATTCTCCTCCGCAATTGGCAGCGTATTTGTTACTACCACCTCTGAGACCCTTGATTTCTTTAATCTATCAATCGCAGGGCCGGAGAGAACTGCGTGGGTGGCGGCAATGATTACATCCTTTGCACCATCTTCAATTAACGCATCAACTGCTTTAGTAACTGTGCCAGCAGTATCGATCATGTCATCAATGACTACGCAGGTCATTCCTTTCACATCACCAACTACTTTGCCGGTTGTGGCCTCATTTGGCACCTTTGGATCACGAGTCTTATGAATAAAGGCGATACTGCAGCCACCAAGTAGCTCACTCCATCGCTCTGCCACTCTTACTCGACCTGAGTCTGGTGAGACAATAACTAAGTTTTTACGATCAACCTTGCTGCCAACATAATTTGCCAACAGTGGCAGTGCAAAGAGGTGATCAACTGGACCATCAAAGAAGCCTTGAATCTGTGAGGTGTGAAGATCTACACACATTAAACGATCTGCCCCTGCCGTCTTAAATAAATCTGCCATTAATCTTGCTGAGATCGGTTCTCTTCCTCGATGTTTTTTATCTTGCCGGGCATAACCATAAAAAGGAAGTACTACGGTAATTCGTTTTGCCGAGGCACGTTTGAGTGCATCGACCATAATTAACTGCTCCATGATCTGTTTATTTATTGGGGCAGCATGGCTTTGTAATACAAATGCGTCAGAGCCGCGCACACTCTCTTCAAATCTAATAAAGATCTCACCATTGGCAAAGTCATAAGCTGATGTTGGCGTGATTGGAATGCCAAGCTCTGCTGCGACCGCATCGGCTAACTCAGGATAGGCGCGACCAGTAAATAAACGCAGGGATTTTTCGGAGGTTAAGCGAATTTCATTCAGTTTAGCTTCCCCCTCGCTCTGGTGGATCTGGCTTAACTCTACTAGAGGTTAATCACTCTTTAGCACCAGCTTTTTTTGCAGCCGCTGCTGATTTACTACTTCCTCGCTTGCGTAATACCCAACCTAAGATATTGACCTGCTTGGTACGGCCGATTCCGATCGCACCCGCTGGCACATCCTCATTTATCACCGATCCGGCTGCGGTATAGGCACCATCACCTACTGTTACTGGTGCTACCAACATGGTGTCACTACCAATGCGCACATGATCGCCAACCTTAGTTTTATGCTTCTGCTCACCATCATAATTAACAAATATTGTGGCTGCGCCAATATTGCTCTCATCGCCAATCTGCGCATCTCCCACATATGAAAGATGGGCAACCTTTGAGCCTTGGCCTACTGTTGAATTTTTAATCTCCACAAAAGCGCCAGCTTTACTCTCATCTTTTAAAACACTTCCCTTGCGTAGATAGGTAAAGGGTCCAACCTTGGCGCCAGCACCAATCTTAGAATCGGTGCAATGTGATTCAATCACCTTTGCCCCTTCTCCTACTGCGCAGCTATCTAGGGTGGTACGTGGACCAATTACTGCCTGTGATTTAATCTTGCTTTTTCCTTCTATTACCGAGCCGGGATAAATAATTACATCCTCACCAATCT encodes:
- the ppdK gene encoding pyruvate, phosphate dikinase, which gives rise to MAKQLIYPFTFGDKSKSDLLGGKGANIAEMVQMGLPVPPGFTITTEACREFLTTGVVPAGLNAEIKTALANLEKVVGKKFGDPTAPLLVSVRSGAKHSMPGMMETVLNVGITPEVADAMAKSTGNERFAWDSYRRFIDMFGRIVCDLPDEIVHKVESIYLTKENVNVVAELSAQSLKDLAQDLIKAIEDFTTNPFPTTPFDHLTQSVAAVFRSWNSERAQLYRRRERIPSDLGTAVNIQSMVFGNLSDDSGTGVAFTRNPATGEKGSYGDYLDRAQGEDVVAGIRNTISLADMAKKEPVVHAELERLMKSLENHYRDLCDIEFTVERGKLWILQTRVGKRTAEAAFRIATQLVDEGKISMDEALLRTSGDQLAQLMFPQFDLSAKRNLIATGIPASPGAAVGEIVFNSKRAFDLAKTGRKVILVRRETSPDDLVGMVAAEGILTSRGGKTSHAAVVARGMGKTAVCGTESITVDEKQLQFSVGDLIVREGEVVSIDGTTGCVYLGELPVTQSPVTSYLEGTLKAASNDATPVVKAVDRILQHADEIRKLYVRANADTPEDAKRARTLGAQGIGLCRTEHMFLGDRRSYVERVVLADNEDEQNAVITEMQPLQQADFVGILKEMSGHPVTIRLLDPPLHEFLPNLATLSAEMATAEALNTSISPRDKAIFAAVKRLHESNPMLGLRGVRLGILIPELFKMQVKALVLASIEVKKAGFDPQPEIMIPLVASQRELLYLRQGLESEIKKTLAGNNIEIPIGTMIETPRAAITATRIADYADFFSFGTNDLTQLTWAFSRDDVESTFLPRYLDLELLPFNPFESLDQDGVGLLVKIARDQARKVRPDFKLGVCGEHGGDPRSIHFFHNLNLDYVSCSPFRVPVARLESGRARLLKS
- the pth gene encoding aminoacyl-tRNA hydrolase codes for the protein MADRWLVIGLGNPGAEYEKTRHNIGQMVLDQLAENQKFSTHKSRMQICEIKSGDQQLVLAKSRGYMNETGGPAKALVDFYKIDIEKVIAIHDELDLPFNALRIKQGGGDNGHNGLKSLTDSFSTADYFRIRMGIGRPIGDQDPADFVLKPFNKEERSQIDPFCQRGADAIKSLVLNGLDRAQTAFNS
- a CDS encoding 50S ribosomal protein L25/general stress protein Ctc, whose protein sequence is MAEISIKGARRTEFGKGASRRARRDGFIPAVIYGHGEKPQHVALPSRELGVALKTSNVLIDVVLDDHTELTLPKSVSRDPLTGLLEHIDLVIVRRGERVVVSVPVHTEGKYDQDGILEHINNSIEVEVDVTNIPSFLMLSMEGMMAGDSRYASDVVIPEGVKLISDPKMSVVHLSVKAAEEEVVVVAPVEGEAGAAPAAEGDAAATAAAPAAAEADKKDDKKDKKK
- a CDS encoding Type 1 glutamine amidotransferase-like domain-containing protein, which translates into the protein MVGSLALVGSGEYLPAMSEFEKSLIDDGVKNGKKPIYLQIPTAAGQESQSRINYWQQLGEKAAVAIGASPVFLPIFNRDDANNQEFVDQINQAALIYLSGGDPHHLAKILINTKVWSAILENWQTGSSLAGCSAGAMVLSSQVPNFRVSKGGATEGLNLIPNIRVIPHFDKFFRWIPESAAKLVMSVPQGGILIGIDELTALVKRSGEDFWQAYGQGKVHFLKGVPDQQLTAGQIIKF
- a CDS encoding ribose-phosphate diphosphokinase, whose translation is MNEIRLTSEKSLRLFTGRAYPELADAVAAELGIPITPTSAYDFANGEIFIRFEESVRGSDAFVLQSHAAPINKQIMEQLIMVDALKRASAKRITVVLPFYGYARQDKKHRGREPISARLMADLFKTAGADRLMCVDLHTSQIQGFFDGPVDHLFALPLLANYVGSKVDRKNLVIVSPDSGRVRVAERWSELLGGCSIAFIHKTRDPKVPNEATTGKVVGDVKGMTCVVIDDMIDTAGTVTKAVDALIEDGAKDVIIAATHAVLSGPAIDRLKKSRVSEVVVTNTLPIAEENRFDNLTVLSIAPLLARAIKEVFEDGSVTSLFDGHS